In a single window of the Trichoderma breve strain T069 chromosome 6, whole genome shotgun sequence genome:
- a CDS encoding amino acid permease domain-containing protein, whose product MAPGKSDIPDTASISQSHVEDKSPYMHPDEHLKKRFTLLSVIAFGFTTMNSWVAFASGVAVPLSCGGGPALIYGLIAAAVVMVIINIGFAELASAFPSAGGQYHIVYMTFPPSTRRVAAFFTGWISVIYIMAATVSCNLFVAGSILDVVSLWNEGYEIQAWHTYLLHILLCIIAFVVTSRFPTAIGKLGVTILVLSLVGFVASLVTLLAVKDVKQTADFVFRDYQNVSGWPDGWAIFIGITGCLWAYSGVDAATHVSEEVPNPSRNVPIAIITTMVLGVITVLAWNIALMFVITDLQALIESGVPILEVYNQALNSKVATTIWAVYYMVMFYDIVLNLFIFAGRTIWSLSRDGGVPFSSFISRLNWASPVRATAVMLVLQIIIGVLYVASSTAYSSFINLTLFALNITVALPQAALLFRGRGILPERAFSLGKFGYITNAVATLFVIFFSVCFCFPVGYPVTASSMNYLIVVMAVGLAVTTVAWVAKLRKTFTGPRLDNYEGESVH is encoded by the coding sequence ATGGCTCCAGGCAAATCTGACATTCCGGACACCGCGTCCATTTCCCAGTCACATGTGGAAGACAAGTCACCATATATGCATCCCGACGAACACCTCAAGAAGCGCTTCACCCTCCTTTCGGTCATCGCATTCGGTTTCACCACCATGAATTCCTGGGTAGCATTCGCCTCTGGTGTCGCCGTCCCGCTTTCATGTGGTGGTGGCCCAGCCCTCATCTACGGCCTCATTGCCGCCGCAGTTGTTAtggtcatcatcaacattggcTTTGCAGAGCTTGCTTCTGCATTCCCATCTGCTGGTGGCCAATATCATATCGTCTACATGACTTTTCCGCCGTCTACACGTCGAGTCGCCGCGTTCTTTACAGGATGGATTTCTGTGATTTATATCATGGCAGCGACGGTGTCGTGCAATCTCTTTGTCGCCGGCTCTATCCTCGACGTCGTGAGTCTGTGGAACGAGGGATACGAAATACAGGCTTGGCATACATATCTATTGCATATTTTGCTCTGTATCATTGCCTTTGTTGTCACTTCTCGATTCCCAACCGCGATTGGCAAGCTGGGAGTGACCATTCTGGTACTTTCCCTTGTTGGATTCGTCGCCTCTCTTGTAACGTTGCTTGCTGTCAAAGACGTCAAACAAACCGCGGATTTTGTGTTCAGAGACTATCAGAATGTCAGCGGGTGGCCAGATGGATGGGCTATCTTCATTGGCATTACAGGCTGCTTATGGGCATATTCTGGAGTTGACGCCGCTACCCACGTCTCTGAAGAAGTACCTAACCCAAGCCGAAATGTCCCTATTGCCATCATTACCACCATGGTCTTGGGTGTCATCACGGTTCTTGCATGGAACATTGCGCTCATGTTTGTTATTACGGATCTTCAGGCCCTCATCGAGTCCGGGGTTCCGATTCTGGAGGTATACAACCAAGCGCTGAACTCAAAAGTGGCTACAACCATCTGGGCCGTGTATTATATGGTCATGTTCTACGATATCgtcctcaatctcttcattttcGCAGGGCGAACAATTTGGTCTCTTTCTCGTGACGGCGGGGTGCCTttctccagcttcatctctcgCCTCAACTGGGCAAGTCCTGTTCGCGCCACCGCGGTTATGCTCGTCCTGCAGATCATTATTGGAGTCCTCTATGTTGCGTCATCTACGGCCTACAGCAGTTTCATCAACCTCACTCTATTTGCGCTCAACATCACGGTCGCATTACCTCAGGCTGCTCTCTTGTTCCGAGGCCGCGGCATTCTCCCCGAGCGAGCCTTTTCTCTGGGCAAGTTTGGCTACATAACCAACGCAGTTGCCACCTTGTTTGTCATTTTCTTCTCAGTCTGTTTCTGCTTTCCCGTGGGTTATCCTGTCACAGCTAGCTCCATGAACTATCTGATTGTAGTTATGGCTGTCGGGCTAGCCGTTACAACGGTTGCATGGGTTGCCAAACTGCGGAAAACCTTTACTGGGCCTAGGTTGGACAACTATGAAGGCGAGTCCGTCCATTAA